In a genomic window of Pontibacter liquoris:
- a CDS encoding WcaF family extracellular polysaccharide biosynthesis acetyltransferase — MLTDEQLKVNKACYNNAWYDTGAGPLKRSLWFVVNALFFINPLNPFRKLKVFLLRAFGAEVGMGVDIKPGVNIKYPWLLTVGDHVWIGEKVWIDNLTHVVLHANVTLSQGAMLLTGSHDYRKPAFDLLVAGITLEEGVWIGAKAMVCPGVTCGSHSVLASGSVATTALQPFGIYQGNPATEKRKREITFLH; from the coding sequence ATGCTAACCGACGAACAGCTAAAAGTGAACAAAGCCTGCTACAACAATGCCTGGTACGACACAGGCGCCGGTCCGCTGAAACGCTCCCTCTGGTTTGTGGTAAACGCGCTTTTCTTTATCAATCCGCTCAACCCGTTCCGCAAACTAAAAGTGTTTCTCCTGCGGGCATTTGGCGCTGAAGTAGGCATGGGAGTGGACATTAAGCCGGGGGTGAATATTAAATACCCGTGGTTACTTACCGTGGGAGATCATGTCTGGATCGGGGAGAAGGTATGGATCGATAACCTAACCCATGTGGTGCTGCACGCTAACGTAACGCTCTCCCAGGGAGCCATGCTACTGACTGGGAGTCATGATTACAGGAAGCCTGCTTTTGATCTGCTAGTAGCGGGCATTACGCTGGAAGAAGGCGTCTGGATCGGGGCGAAAGCCATGGTGTGTCCGGGCGTAACCTGCGGCTCTCACAGCGTGCTGGCCTCTGGCTCAGTTGCGACCACGGCCTTGCAGCCCTTCGGGATCTACCAGGGAAACCCAGCTACCGAGAAGCGCAAGCGGGAGATTACTTTTTTGCATTAA